Proteins from a single region of Haloplanus sp. GDY1:
- the cyoE gene encoding heme o synthase translates to MGVYLLLLVGTTVAVTDAARTCAAWPACGDGLAPPTSVAGALVIGHRLAAVVVGLLVLAAGVAAWRGGRRRRVRAALGVSMVCYPAQAALGAVVATAGATAALSAVHLFVGMVIFGGLVAALAWTLEADTGDPSDGPVTDPDALSPPPAPDDAGSPTLPEAPVARARTVAGAYLRLTKPRLMWLLCLVASAGMALAAGPALDPRTVVLTLLGGVLSIGASGTFNHVLERDVDRRMNRTSDRPLATDVVSVRNALAFGGLLTVGSLVAFAAVNPLVAVLGLAAIVFYSVIYTLVLKPNTVQNTVIGGAAGALPALIGWAAVTGRVGLGGLVLATVIFLWTPAHFYNLALAYKDDYARGGFPMMPVVRGETETRKHILWWLGATLVGAGVLATWQSLGWLYVLTTVSLGAAFLWAVVRLHVDRTESAAFRAFHASNAYLGALLLAVVVDALAL, encoded by the coding sequence ATGGGCGTGTACCTGCTCTTGCTCGTCGGGACCACCGTCGCCGTCACCGACGCGGCCCGGACCTGTGCCGCGTGGCCGGCGTGTGGTGACGGGCTGGCGCCCCCGACGTCCGTCGCCGGCGCCCTGGTGATCGGCCACCGGCTCGCCGCGGTCGTCGTCGGCCTGCTCGTCCTCGCCGCCGGCGTCGCGGCGTGGCGGGGGGGTCGGCGTCGTCGCGTCCGTGCCGCCCTCGGCGTCTCGATGGTCTGTTACCCCGCGCAGGCCGCACTCGGTGCCGTCGTCGCGACGGCCGGCGCGACGGCCGCCCTCTCGGCCGTCCACCTGTTCGTGGGCATGGTCATCTTCGGTGGGCTGGTGGCCGCACTCGCGTGGACGCTCGAAGCCGACACCGGCGACCCGTCGGACGGTCCCGTCACCGACCCCGACGCGCTCTCGCCGCCCCCGGCGCCCGACGACGCCGGCTCTCCCACGCTCCCCGAGGCTCCCGTGGCCCGGGCCCGAACCGTCGCCGGCGCCTACCTCCGCCTCACGAAACCCCGGCTGATGTGGCTGCTCTGTCTCGTCGCCTCCGCGGGGATGGCGCTGGCTGCGGGGCCGGCGCTCGACCCCCGGACGGTGGTCCTGACGCTGCTCGGCGGCGTCCTCTCCATCGGCGCGAGCGGCACCTTCAATCACGTGCTGGAGCGCGACGTGGATCGGCGGATGAACCGGACCAGCGACCGTCCCCTCGCGACCGACGTGGTGTCGGTGCGAAACGCCTTGGCCTTCGGCGGCCTGCTGACCGTCGGCTCGCTCGTCGCCTTCGCCGCGGTCAACCCTCTGGTGGCCGTCCTCGGCCTCGCCGCCATCGTCTTCTACAGCGTGATCTACACGCTCGTGTTGAAGCCCAACACCGTCCAGAACACGGTCATCGGCGGCGCGGCGGGCGCCCTCCCGGCGCTGATCGGGTGGGCCGCCGTGACGGGGCGGGTCGGCCTCGGCGGCCTCGTGCTGGCGACGGTCATCTTCCTGTGGACGCCCGCCCACTTCTACAACCTCGCGCTGGCGTACAAGGACGACTACGCCCGCGGCGGCTTCCCGATGATGCCCGTCGTCCGCGGCGAGACGGAGACCCGCAAACACATCCTCTGGTGGCTGGGGGCGACGCTCGTCGGCGCCGGCGTGCTGGCCACCTGGCAGTCGCTCGGGTGGCTCTACGTCCTCACGACGGTGAGTCTCGGCGCCGCGTTCCTGTGGGCGGTCGTCCGCCTGCACGTCGACCGCACCGAATCCGCCGCCTTCCGGGCCTTCCACGCCTCGAACGCCTACCTCGGTGCCCTCCTCCTCGCGGTGGTCGTCGACGCGCTCGCCCTCTGA
- the coxB gene encoding cytochrome c oxidase subunit II, which yields MKRSRLVLASLLSAVALSLAADPVAAQSSVSAELINQLNNKLMLIAVPITLLVEGILIYTVYRFKDADEAKSTQENRRLEITWTVATAIILLFVGVASYGVLANENVSFQQGEQAVAPDSNDVLVHMDAFQWGWQASYPKENVSVSSTAPTVVVPVGQDVYFNITSSDVLHAFHVPQMGLKQDAMPGQSNVIKTVPLEEGTYQGYCAEFCGVAHSQMYFEIEVVSQSEYQQYIEEQKSGSSSDLEPDEEVVRAHDDSLERAPVLA from the coding sequence ATGAAACGGTCGCGCCTCGTGCTGGCGTCGCTGCTGTCGGCGGTGGCTCTCTCCCTCGCCGCCGATCCAGTCGCGGCCCAGAGTTCAGTGTCCGCAGAACTAATCAACCAGCTGAACAATAAACTGATGTTGATCGCCGTCCCCATCACGCTTCTCGTCGAGGGGATCCTCATCTACACGGTCTACCGGTTCAAGGACGCCGACGAGGCGAAGTCGACCCAGGAGAACCGCCGCCTGGAGATCACGTGGACCGTCGCCACGGCCATCATCCTGCTGTTCGTCGGCGTCGCCTCCTACGGCGTGCTCGCGAACGAGAACGTCTCCTTCCAGCAGGGCGAGCAGGCCGTCGCGCCGGACAGCAACGACGTGCTGGTCCACATGGACGCCTTCCAGTGGGGCTGGCAGGCGAGCTACCCCAAGGAGAACGTCTCCGTCTCCAGCACCGCCCCGACGGTGGTCGTCCCCGTAGGCCAGGACGTCTACTTCAACATCACGTCGAGTGACGTGTTACACGCGTTCCACGTCCCCCAGATGGGTCTGAAACAGGACGCCATGCCCGGGCAGTCGAACGTGATCAAGACCGTGCCGCTGGAGGAGGGCACCTACCAGGGGTACTGCGCCGAGTTCTGTGGCGTCGCCCACTCGCAGATGTACTTCGAGATCGAGGTCGTCTCGCAGTCGGAGTACCAGCAGTACATCGAGGAGCAAAAGAGCGGGTCGTCGAGCGACCTCGAACCGGACGAGGAGGTCGTCCGGGCGCACGACGACTCGCTCGAACGGGCGCCGGTTCTCGCGTAG
- a CDS encoding phospholipase D-like domain-containing protein: MFPSRSAVVPPLLAVVAVVAAASLPVTAVADPAVVGAVPNPVADGDDGEYVAVRVPPAATGNWTLGDGETVVRLPADRPGERFAVSDDPNATRRLVDLPVVGVPDLALSNGGERLRLRRDGVVVDALRYRDAPSGERLVRGADGRRWRPVGLQPREVRRHGRATVRGFLLPDSPGVPVETLRGADRRILLAGYTFTSERVADALVAAKRRGVRVRVLVDADPVGGRSARGAAALDRLADAGVEVAVLGGPRARFEYHHPKYAVVDDRALVTSENWKPAGVGGASSRGWGVVVDSPSVAADLAGLFRADAGWRDSIPWRRHRRGRTFDPGTPAEGSYPSRIDPTTATGTVSVLTAPGNAESAVVGVIDDADRRVDVIQPSIGRRDGPLLRATVRAAGRGVEVRVLLSGAWYVAEENAALVEWLNGVAERRDLSLSARVAEPRGRFEKVHTKGVIADDVVVVGSLNWNENAVSENREVAVAVRSEGLAAYFRESFAADWKRGAGRTTWLLVAGAAAALVLALLVARRTIRFA, from the coding sequence GTGTTCCCCTCCAGATCCGCCGTCGTTCCGCCGCTCCTCGCCGTCGTCGCCGTCGTCGCCGCCGCGAGCCTCCCGGTGACGGCCGTCGCCGATCCCGCCGTCGTCGGCGCCGTCCCCAACCCCGTCGCCGACGGCGACGACGGGGAGTACGTCGCCGTCCGCGTCCCGCCGGCCGCCACCGGCAACTGGACGCTCGGCGACGGCGAGACGGTCGTTCGGCTCCCCGCCGACCGCCCCGGCGAGCGGTTCGCCGTCAGCGACGACCCGAACGCCACCCGACGGCTGGTCGACCTCCCGGTCGTCGGGGTTCCGGACCTGGCGCTGTCGAACGGCGGCGAACGGCTCAGACTCCGGCGCGACGGCGTCGTCGTCGACGCCCTCCGCTACCGCGACGCGCCCTCCGGTGAACGGCTCGTTCGCGGGGCGGACGGCCGTCGGTGGCGCCCCGTCGGCCTCCAGCCCCGCGAGGTTCGACGCCACGGCCGGGCGACGGTCCGGGGCTTTCTCCTCCCCGACTCGCCGGGCGTCCCCGTCGAGACGCTCCGCGGCGCCGACCGCCGCATCCTCCTCGCGGGCTACACCTTCACCAGCGAGCGTGTCGCCGACGCCCTCGTCGCCGCGAAGCGCCGCGGCGTCAGGGTGCGCGTCCTCGTCGACGCCGATCCGGTCGGCGGGCGCTCCGCACGGGGAGCCGCGGCGCTCGACCGCCTCGCCGACGCCGGCGTCGAGGTGGCCGTCCTCGGCGGGCCGCGGGCCCGCTTCGAGTACCACCACCCGAAGTACGCCGTCGTCGACGACCGGGCGCTCGTCACCTCCGAGAACTGGAAGCCGGCGGGCGTCGGCGGGGCGAGCAGCCGAGGCTGGGGGGTCGTCGTCGACTCGCCGTCCGTCGCCGCCGACCTCGCGGGCCTGTTCCGCGCCGACGCGGGGTGGCGGGACTCGATCCCGTGGCGGCGCCATCGACGCGGCCGGACCTTCGACCCCGGCACCCCGGCCGAGGGCTCCTATCCGTCGCGGATCGACCCGACGACGGCCACCGGGACCGTCAGCGTCCTGACCGCGCCGGGCAACGCCGAGTCGGCGGTTGTGGGGGTCATCGACGACGCCGACCGGCGCGTGGACGTGATCCAGCCGAGCATCGGCCGGCGGGACGGCCCGCTCCTCCGGGCGACGGTCCGGGCGGCCGGCCGCGGCGTCGAGGTGCGCGTCCTCCTCTCGGGAGCGTGGTACGTCGCGGAGGAGAACGCGGCCCTCGTCGAGTGGCTGAACGGCGTGGCCGAGCGCCGCGACCTGTCGCTCTCGGCGCGGGTCGCCGAGCCACGCGGTCGGTTCGAGAAGGTCCACACCAAGGGGGTGATCGCCGACGACGTGGTGGTCGTCGGGAGTCTCAACTGGAACGAGAACGCCGTCTCGGAGAACCGCGAGGTGGCGGTGGCCGTGCGGAGCGAGGGACTGGCGGCGTACTTCCGTGAGTCCTTCGCCGCCGACTGGAAGCGCGGTGCTGGGCGGACGACGTGGCTCCTCGTCGCCGGCGCGGCCGCGGCGCTGGTGCTCGCGCTGCTGGTCGCGCGGCGCACGATCCGGTTCGCCTAG
- a CDS encoding aldo/keto reductase has protein sequence MRPLDDTCDTFDIGGDLTVHRLGFGAMRLTGPGIIGPPDDPGAARRLLHRAVELGVDFVDTADSYGPGTSERLLREAGTPEDAVVATKGGLLRSPDGDWLRRGDPDYLRNAALCSLDRLGVETIDLYQYHAPDPEVPIEESMHALADLVDRGLVEHVGVSNVSVEQLDRARDVVDVATVQNEYSVADRTHDDVLSACEDADIGFVPYFPLGGGDLGTAAALDDVAAAHDATRRQVALAWLLERSPVVLPIPGTSSVDHLEANVAAADLDLTDDEMARLSA, from the coding sequence ATGCGACCGCTCGACGACACCTGTGACACGTTCGACATCGGCGGCGACCTCACCGTCCACCGTCTCGGCTTCGGCGCGATGCGGCTCACCGGCCCCGGGATCATCGGGCCGCCGGACGACCCCGGCGCGGCCCGGCGTCTCCTCCACCGGGCGGTCGAACTCGGCGTCGACTTCGTCGACACCGCGGACTCGTACGGCCCGGGAACGAGCGAGCGCCTGCTCCGCGAGGCCGGCACGCCCGAGGATGCCGTCGTCGCCACCAAGGGCGGCCTCCTGCGCTCGCCCGACGGCGACTGGCTCCGCCGCGGCGACCCCGACTACCTCCGGAACGCCGCGCTCTGCAGTCTGGACCGTCTGGGCGTCGAGACCATCGACCTGTACCAGTACCACGCGCCCGATCCGGAGGTCCCCATCGAGGAGTCGATGCACGCCCTCGCCGACCTCGTGGACCGCGGCCTCGTGGAACACGTCGGCGTGAGCAACGTCTCCGTCGAGCAACTCGACCGCGCCCGCGACGTCGTCGACGTCGCGACGGTACAGAACGAGTACAGCGTCGCCGACCGCACCCACGACGACGTGCTGTCGGCCTGCGAGGACGCGGACATCGGGTTCGTCCCCTACTTCCCGCTCGGCGGCGGCGACCTGGGGACGGCGGCGGCACTCGACGACGTGGCCGCGGCCCACGACGCGACGCGCCGGCAGGTCGCGCTCGCGTGGCTGCTCGAACGCTCGCCGGTCGTCCTCCCCATCCCCGGCACGTCGAGCGTCGACCACCTCGAAGCCAACGTCGCCGCCGCGGACCTCGACCTCACGGACGACGAGATGGCGCGGCTGTCGGCGTAA
- a CDS encoding OB-fold domain-containing protein, giving the protein MEAYQYPDGSITYPGHPIGPGGEEPVDTVDLSEYTAEVITWTTSTAAPPGVREPNTLAIVEFDVDGEPVRALGGVTTDDVAIGDEVRPVYVEQLREPGAGIREPESQEWDGYRFEPI; this is encoded by the coding sequence ATGGAAGCGTACCAGTATCCCGACGGCAGCATCACGTACCCCGGGCATCCGATCGGCCCCGGGGGCGAGGAACCGGTTGATACGGTCGACCTCAGCGAGTACACCGCCGAGGTCATCACGTGGACGACGAGCACGGCGGCACCCCCGGGCGTCCGCGAACCGAACACGCTCGCCATCGTCGAGTTCGACGTCGACGGCGAGCCGGTGCGCGCGCTCGGCGGGGTCACGACCGACGACGTGGCGATCGGCGACGAGGTGCGGCCGGTGTACGTCGAGCAACTCCGGGAGCCCGGGGCCGGCATCCGGGAGCCCGAGAGCCAGGAGTGGGACGGCTACCGGTTCGAACCGATCTGA
- a CDS encoding DHH family phosphoesterase, with amino-acid sequence MTAGNAGDSGTDTRGDSRPVVYDLAPDCTAEDVEVGEYYHAVVNGVVAYGVFVDVSDEVSGLVHESNLDGDYDVGDRLLVRLDAIRENGDVAFEEADLDDYRTVAVDHQPTITPVEDLSVGESVTVEGTIIQVKQTAGPTVFRCCDETGIVACTAFEEAGVRAHPDVELDDAVRISGTVEEHEGSPQIEVESLTRLSGETAAQVRDRVDAGLDERAEPHDVDPLVEWEAFEKLRPDLESVARRLRRTVLEGRPIRVRHHADGDGMCASLPVQVALERFITAVHDDEDAPRHLIKRLPSKAPFYEMEDVTRDLNFALEGRERHGQKLPLLLMLDNGSTEEDVPAYENLAHYDVPIVVVDHHHPDPEAVDDLLDAHVNPYLHGEDYRITTGMMCVELARMIDPGMTDELRHVPAVAGLADRSKAEPMESFVDLAAEAGYGREDLVRIGEALDYAAHWLRYSEGKTLVSDVLNVDCDDERRHEELVDFLADRAERDIDRQLAALDPHVEHERLDNDAHLYRVDLDDFAYRFTYPAPGKTTGNLHDRKVEETGDPVITIGYGPDFAVLRSDGVRLDIPEMVAELDEEVVGGGVSGGGHLVVGSIKFVKGMRSEVIDALVEKMADAELDEELSSAAALDT; translated from the coding sequence ATGACCGCAGGGAATGCCGGGGATTCCGGCACCGACACGCGGGGCGATTCGCGCCCCGTCGTCTACGACCTCGCACCCGACTGCACGGCCGAGGACGTGGAGGTGGGCGAGTACTACCACGCCGTCGTCAACGGCGTCGTCGCGTACGGCGTCTTCGTCGACGTCTCCGACGAGGTGTCCGGCCTCGTCCACGAGTCGAACCTCGACGGCGACTACGACGTTGGCGACCGCCTGCTCGTCCGCCTCGATGCGATCCGCGAGAACGGCGACGTCGCCTTCGAGGAGGCCGACCTCGACGACTACCGGACGGTCGCGGTCGACCACCAGCCCACGATCACGCCGGTCGAGGACCTGTCCGTCGGCGAGTCGGTCACCGTCGAGGGCACCATCATCCAGGTCAAACAGACCGCCGGGCCGACGGTGTTTCGCTGCTGTGACGAGACCGGCATCGTCGCCTGCACGGCCTTCGAGGAGGCTGGCGTCCGCGCCCACCCCGACGTCGAACTCGACGACGCCGTCCGCATCTCGGGGACCGTCGAGGAACACGAGGGGAGCCCACAGATCGAAGTCGAGTCGCTCACCCGACTGAGCGGCGAGACGGCCGCCCAGGTTCGCGACCGCGTCGACGCCGGACTCGACGAACGGGCCGAGCCCCACGACGTCGACCCGCTGGTGGAGTGGGAGGCCTTCGAGAAACTCCGCCCGGACCTCGAATCGGTCGCCCGTCGCCTCCGGCGGACCGTCCTCGAAGGGCGACCGATCCGCGTCCGCCACCACGCCGACGGCGACGGCATGTGCGCCTCGCTCCCGGTGCAGGTGGCGCTCGAACGCTTCATCACGGCCGTTCACGACGACGAGGACGCCCCCCGCCATCTCATCAAGCGCCTCCCGAGCAAGGCGCCGTTCTACGAGATGGAGGACGTGACCCGCGACCTGAACTTCGCGCTCGAAGGCCGCGAGCGCCACGGCCAGAAGCTCCCCCTCCTGCTCATGCTCGACAACGGCAGCACCGAGGAGGACGTGCCCGCCTACGAGAACCTGGCCCACTACGACGTCCCCATCGTCGTCGTCGACCACCACCACCCCGACCCCGAGGCGGTGGACGACCTGCTCGACGCCCACGTCAACCCCTACCTCCACGGCGAGGACTACCGCATCACCACGGGGATGATGTGCGTCGAACTCGCGCGGATGATCGATCCCGGGATGACCGACGAACTCCGGCACGTGCCCGCCGTCGCCGGCCTCGCCGACCGCTCGAAGGCGGAGCCGATGGAGTCGTTCGTCGACCTCGCGGCGGAGGCCGGCTACGGTCGCGAGGACCTGGTCCGGATCGGCGAGGCCCTCGACTACGCCGCCCACTGGCTCCGCTACAGCGAGGGCAAGACCCTCGTCAGCGACGTGCTGAACGTGGACTGTGACGACGAACGCCGCCACGAGGAACTCGTCGACTTCCTCGCGGACCGCGCCGAGCGGGACATCGACCGCCAGTTGGCCGCGCTCGACCCCCACGTCGAACACGAGCGTCTCGACAACGACGCCCACCTGTACCGGGTCGACCTGGACGACTTCGCGTACCGCTTCACCTACCCGGCGCCGGGCAAGACCACCGGCAACCTCCACGACCGCAAGGTCGAGGAGACGGGCGACCCCGTCATCACCATCGGTTACGGGCCCGACTTCGCGGTCCTCCGCTCCGACGGCGTCCGCCTCGACATCCCGGAGATGGTGGCCGAACTCGACGAGGAGGTGGTCGGGGGCGGCGTCTCCGGCGGCGGCCACCTCGTCGTCGGCTCCATCAAGTTCGTCAAGGGGATGCGAAGCGAGGTGATCGACGCGCTCGTCGAGAAGATGGCCGACGCGGAACTCGACGAGGAGCTATCGAGCGCGGCGGCGCTCGACACCTAG
- a CDS encoding ATP-binding protein gives MDGSAWQRSLAPHAPSLIVVLALAVAVVSLASFLDTVGTLGLGVFPVLSLLLCLSLAAGLLGLARWLSTCDLPVEDTWSVVRWCLGGMGGFGALSALTVAIRLLEGRAVGGAALGVIVVGAGGGIGGGVAGIYYARANRAAREADHRRDALVFLNSHLRHNVLNATQVIQGYASLLAERTDGADEHLVPIRRRSDAIASLIEDVKRLSDVFSGEHEPTSMNVSPVLLRAVDEAREAHPEATFEVDVGPELDVMATDAVSAVFANLLRNAVQHHDRAEPTVRITAEHDGRTVSVIVADDGPGIRDEVKADLFESSIGSGEGRGIALVKTLMNHYGGDVAVRDNDPRGTEVIVEFRRPPR, from the coding sequence ATGGATGGTTCTGCGTGGCAGCGGTCGCTCGCCCCCCACGCTCCGTCGCTGATCGTCGTCCTCGCGCTCGCCGTCGCCGTCGTCTCCCTCGCCAGCTTCCTCGACACCGTCGGGACGCTCGGGCTGGGCGTCTTCCCCGTGCTCTCGCTTCTGCTCTGTCTCTCCCTGGCGGCCGGGCTGCTCGGACTCGCCCGCTGGCTGTCGACGTGTGACCTCCCCGTCGAGGACACCTGGTCCGTGGTTCGCTGGTGTCTCGGCGGGATGGGCGGTTTCGGCGCGCTCTCGGCGCTGACCGTCGCCATCCGCCTCCTCGAAGGCCGCGCCGTCGGGGGGGCCGCGCTGGGGGTCATCGTCGTCGGCGCCGGCGGCGGCATCGGCGGCGGCGTGGCCGGGATCTACTACGCCCGGGCGAACCGCGCGGCCCGCGAGGCCGACCACCGACGGGACGCCCTCGTCTTCCTGAACAGCCACCTCCGGCACAACGTGTTGAACGCCACGCAGGTCATTCAGGGGTACGCGTCGCTGCTCGCCGAGCGAACCGACGGCGCCGACGAGCATCTCGTCCCGATCCGGCGACGGAGCGACGCCATCGCGTCGCTGATCGAGGACGTCAAACGCCTCTCCGACGTGTTCTCCGGCGAGCACGAACCGACGTCGATGAACGTCTCGCCCGTCCTCCTGCGGGCCGTCGACGAGGCTCGGGAGGCCCATCCGGAGGCGACCTTCGAGGTGGACGTCGGGCCGGAACTGGACGTGATGGCCACCGACGCCGTCTCGGCCGTCTTCGCCAACCTCCTGCGAAACGCGGTCCAGCACCACGACCGGGCGGAGCCGACGGTGCGGATCACCGCCGAGCACGACGGCCGAACCGTCTCCGTGATCGTCGCCGACGACGGCCCCGGCATCCGCGACGAGGTGAAGGCCGACCTGTTCGAGTCGTCCATCGGGTCCGGCGAGGGGCGCGGCATCGCCCTCGTGAAGACGCTGATGAACCACTACGGCGGCGACGTGGCGGTGCGTGACAACGATCCCCGCGGGACCGAAGTGATCGTCGAGTTTCGGCGACCGCCGCGGTGA
- a CDS encoding thiolase domain-containing protein, whose protein sequence is MENVAIIGASMTQFGQREGWVLDLLSEAGAACLDDAGVQPDAVDHLYVSNMASGEFEGQTGIMNALAHDLAAMPAYTARIDQTSSSGGAGVKHAWQSVASGASDMTLLVGGEKMTHRTTPEATDIIASITHPVEYKHGVTLPSFAGLTARLYLDTYDAPRESLGKVAVKNHRHGVHNPHAQFQKEVELETVLESPIVADPLRLYDFCPITDGSAALLLCPESVAREYTDDYVLVSGVGGATDTHVVHERADPTTMRGVVESSRIAYDMADLGPEDVDVAELHDMFTILEFLQSEDLGFFEKGDGWKAVEEGRTEMGGDLPINPSGGLKSKGHPLGASGVAQAYEIYEQLMGEAGKRQVDGAQTGLACNVGGFGNCVITTLMEAV, encoded by the coding sequence ATGGAGAACGTAGCGATCATCGGCGCGTCGATGACCCAGTTCGGACAGCGGGAGGGGTGGGTCCTCGACCTGCTCTCCGAGGCGGGGGCGGCGTGTCTCGACGACGCTGGCGTCCAACCGGACGCGGTCGATCACCTCTACGTGTCGAACATGGCGAGCGGCGAGTTCGAGGGACAGACGGGGATCATGAACGCCCTCGCGCACGACCTCGCGGCGATGCCGGCGTACACCGCCCGCATCGATCAGACGAGTTCGAGCGGGGGCGCGGGCGTCAAACACGCCTGGCAGTCGGTCGCCAGCGGCGCCAGCGACATGACCCTGCTCGTCGGTGGCGAGAAGATGACCCACCGGACCACCCCCGAGGCCACCGACATCATCGCCTCCATCACCCACCCGGTGGAGTACAAGCACGGCGTGACGCTCCCGAGTTTCGCGGGGCTGACCGCGCGGCTCTACCTCGACACCTACGACGCGCCCCGCGAGAGCCTGGGGAAGGTGGCGGTGAAGAACCACCGCCACGGCGTCCACAACCCCCACGCCCAGTTCCAGAAGGAGGTGGAACTGGAGACGGTGCTGGAGTCGCCCATCGTCGCCGACCCCCTCCGCCTCTACGACTTCTGTCCGATCACGGACGGGAGCGCGGCGCTCCTGCTCTGCCCCGAGTCCGTCGCCCGGGAGTACACCGACGACTACGTCCTCGTCTCCGGCGTCGGCGGCGCCACGGACACCCACGTCGTCCACGAGCGCGCGGACCCGACGACCATGCGGGGCGTCGTCGAGTCGAGTCGCATCGCCTACGACATGGCCGACTTGGGCCCCGAGGACGTCGACGTGGCCGAACTCCACGACATGTTCACCATCCTGGAGTTCCTCCAGAGCGAGGACCTCGGGTTCTTCGAGAAGGGCGACGGCTGGAAGGCGGTGGAGGAGGGTCGCACCGAGATGGGCGGCGACCTGCCGATCAACCCCTCGGGCGGCCTGAAGTCGAAGGGACACCCGCTCGGCGCGAGCGGCGTCGCACAGGCCTACGAGATATACGAACAGTTGATGGGCGAGGCCGGCAAGCGCCAGGTCGACGGCGCCCAGACCGGTCTCGCGTGCAACGTCGGCGGCTTCGGCAACTGCGTCATCACCACCCTCATGGAGGCGGTCTGA
- a CDS encoding adenylyltransferase/cytidyltransferase family protein, whose translation MTTVVAQGTFDILHPGHVHYLSDAAAMGDRLHVIVARGRNVTHKPKPILSDGQRRRMVDALDVVDEAHLGHPEDIFVPIERIDPDVIVLGYDQHHDEERLRAALGSRGIDCRIERASARDAPDDELCSTGRIVDRIVDRRC comes from the coding sequence ATGACCACCGTCGTCGCGCAGGGAACCTTCGACATCCTCCATCCCGGCCACGTGCATTACCTCTCGGACGCCGCCGCGATGGGCGACCGTCTCCACGTCATCGTCGCCCGGGGTCGGAACGTCACGCACAAGCCGAAACCGATCCTGTCGGACGGGCAGCGCCGGCGGATGGTCGACGCCCTCGACGTCGTCGACGAGGCCCACCTCGGACACCCCGAGGACATCTTCGTCCCCATCGAACGGATCGACCCGGACGTCATCGTCCTGGGGTACGACCAACACCACGACGAGGAGCGCCTCCGGGCGGCCCTCGGGTCGCGCGGCATCGACTGTCGGATCGAGCGCGCGTCGGCGCGGGACGCTCCGGACGACGAACTCTGCTCGACGGGACGGATCGTCGACCGGATCGTCGACCGGCGGTGTTAG